In Paramormyrops kingsleyae isolate MSU_618 chromosome 5, PKINGS_0.4, whole genome shotgun sequence, one DNA window encodes the following:
- the pus3 gene encoding tRNA pseudouridine(38/39) synthase isoform X4, with the protein MQIRDLEEEVKSLKTQLRQETYPKAETEAAAESGHGGKNICGQEGKRKGKKASQAREFDFSVHPRRHVALRLAYLGWDYQGFAVQENTDNTVEARLFEALLKTRLIQDRQNSNYHRCGRTDKGVSAFTQVITIDLRSTQICGGMGVILPAQPSSKQKPSTAELPYVKMLNRVLPPDIRVLDWAAAETGFSARFDCQFRTYRYYFPRGDLDVELMAKAAKRYEGTHDFRNLCKMDVGNGVLQFQRTILSASIQPAQPSEAVPSDPYDILFFEVKGLAFLYHQVRCMMAVLLLIGQKLETPEVIDQLLDVDKHPRKPQYSMAVDFPLVLYDCQFEGLNWQRDPDEMSHVLNTLQQHWTQMAVKTHVIRGMIQGLQSAVLTANSSPTWLLMEGSKQRSYRPLLERPCCESLESRIEHFVKRGRLERDMDEDGEEFVHRGKKTKLQDTSSGQSNAANMSDL; encoded by the exons ATG CAAATAAGGGACCTGGAAGAAGAAGTCAAAAGCTTAAAGACACAGCTAAGACAGGAGACTTAtcccaaggctgagactgagGCAGCAGCAGAATCGGGACATGGAGGAAAGAATATCTGCGGCCAGGAAGGCAAGAGAAAGGGGAAGAAAGCTAGCCAGGCTCGGGAATTTGATTTCTCTGTGCATCCCCGTCGCCATGTGGCCCTGCGGTTGGCCTACCTTGGCTGGGACTACCAAGGCTTTGCTGTGCAGGAGAACACAGACAACACTGTGGAGGCTAGGCTGTTTGAGGCTCTGCTCAAGACCCGGTTGATTCAAGACCGACAGAACTCCAACTATCACCGCTGTGGTCGCACGGATAAGGGAGTCAGTGCTTTCACACAG gttaTTACAATCGACTTGCGCTCCACGCAGATTTGTGGGGGCATGGGGGTGATCCTTCCTGCCCAGCCCAGCAGCAAACAGAAGCCCAGTACCGCAGAGCTGCCCTATGTAAAGATGCTAAACAGAGTTCTGCCCCCAGACATCAGAGTGCTGGACTGGGCGGCGGCGGAGACGGGCTTCAGTGCACGCTTCGACTGTCAGTTCAGAACCTACCGGTACTACTTTCCGCGTGGTGATCTGGACGTGGAGCTCATGGCCAAAGCGGCGAAACG GTATGAAGGTACCCATGACTTTCGCAACCTTTGCAAAATGGATGTAGGTAACGGGGTCCTCCAGTTCCAAAGGACCATCTTGTCAGCCTCAATCCAGCCAGCTCAGCCCTCTGAAGCAGTTCCCAGTGACCCGTATGACATCCTCTTTTTTGAGGTCAAAGGGCTAGCCTTCCTGTATCACCAG GTACGGTGTATGATGGCTGTCCTGCTTCTGATTGGACAAAAGCTAGAGACACCTGAAGTGATCGACCAACTATTGGATGTTGACAAACATCCCAGGAAACCCCAGTACAG CATGGCTGTGGACTTCCCGCTGGTGTTGTATGACTGCCAGTTTGAGGGGCTGAACTGGCAAAGAGATCCTGATGAAATGAGCCACGTTCTCAACACGCTGCAGCAGCATTGGACCCAGATGGCTGTAAAGACCCACGTCATACGGGGCATGATCCAGGGCCTCCAGAGTGCAG TTCTTACAGCAAATTCATCTCCGACCTGGCTTCTCATGGAAGGATCCAAGCAGCGCAGTTATCGCCCCCTTCTGGAGAGACCATGCTGTGAAAGCTTGGAGTCCAGGATAGAGCACTTTGTCAAAAGAGGGAGGCTTGAACGTGACATGGATGAGGATGGGGAAGAGTTTGTGCACAGGGGTAAAAAGACAAAACTCCAGGACACTTCCTCTGGTCAGTCCAACGCAGCCAATATGTCTGACCTTTGA
- the pus3 gene encoding tRNA pseudouridine(38/39) synthase isoform X2 codes for MAYTAREQERRRQIRDLEEEVKSLKTQLRQETYPKAETEAAAESGHGGKNICGQEGKRKGKKASQAREFDFSVHPRRHVALRLAYLGWDYQGFAVQENTDNTVEARLFEALLKTRLIQDRQNSNYHRCGRTDKGVSAFTQVITIDLRSTQICGGMGVILPAQPSSKQKPSTAELPYVKMLNRVLPPDIRVLDWAAAETGFSARFDCQFRTYRYYFPRGDLDVELMAKAAKRYEGTHDFRNLCKMDVGNGVLQFQRTILSASIQPAQPSEAVPSDPYDILFFEVKGLAFLYHQVRCMMAVLLLIGQKLETPEVIDQLLDVDKHPRKPQYSMAVDFPLVLYDCQFEGLNWQRDPDEMSHVLNTLQQHWTQMAVKTHVIRGMIQGLQSAVLTANSSPTWLLMEGSKQRSYRPLLERPCCESLESRIEHFVKRGRLERDMDEDGEEFVHRGKKTKLQDTSSGQSNAANMSDL; via the exons atgGCATATACGGCTAGGGAGCAAGAACGTAGAAGG CAAATAAGGGACCTGGAAGAAGAAGTCAAAAGCTTAAAGACACAGCTAAGACAGGAGACTTAtcccaaggctgagactgagGCAGCAGCAGAATCGGGACATGGAGGAAAGAATATCTGCGGCCAGGAAGGCAAGAGAAAGGGGAAGAAAGCTAGCCAGGCTCGGGAATTTGATTTCTCTGTGCATCCCCGTCGCCATGTGGCCCTGCGGTTGGCCTACCTTGGCTGGGACTACCAAGGCTTTGCTGTGCAGGAGAACACAGACAACACTGTGGAGGCTAGGCTGTTTGAGGCTCTGCTCAAGACCCGGTTGATTCAAGACCGACAGAACTCCAACTATCACCGCTGTGGTCGCACGGATAAGGGAGTCAGTGCTTTCACACAG gttaTTACAATCGACTTGCGCTCCACGCAGATTTGTGGGGGCATGGGGGTGATCCTTCCTGCCCAGCCCAGCAGCAAACAGAAGCCCAGTACCGCAGAGCTGCCCTATGTAAAGATGCTAAACAGAGTTCTGCCCCCAGACATCAGAGTGCTGGACTGGGCGGCGGCGGAGACGGGCTTCAGTGCACGCTTCGACTGTCAGTTCAGAACCTACCGGTACTACTTTCCGCGTGGTGATCTGGACGTGGAGCTCATGGCCAAAGCGGCGAAACG GTATGAAGGTACCCATGACTTTCGCAACCTTTGCAAAATGGATGTAGGTAACGGGGTCCTCCAGTTCCAAAGGACCATCTTGTCAGCCTCAATCCAGCCAGCTCAGCCCTCTGAAGCAGTTCCCAGTGACCCGTATGACATCCTCTTTTTTGAGGTCAAAGGGCTAGCCTTCCTGTATCACCAG GTACGGTGTATGATGGCTGTCCTGCTTCTGATTGGACAAAAGCTAGAGACACCTGAAGTGATCGACCAACTATTGGATGTTGACAAACATCCCAGGAAACCCCAGTACAG CATGGCTGTGGACTTCCCGCTGGTGTTGTATGACTGCCAGTTTGAGGGGCTGAACTGGCAAAGAGATCCTGATGAAATGAGCCACGTTCTCAACACGCTGCAGCAGCATTGGACCCAGATGGCTGTAAAGACCCACGTCATACGGGGCATGATCCAGGGCCTCCAGAGTGCAG TTCTTACAGCAAATTCATCTCCGACCTGGCTTCTCATGGAAGGATCCAAGCAGCGCAGTTATCGCCCCCTTCTGGAGAGACCATGCTGTGAAAGCTTGGAGTCCAGGATAGAGCACTTTGTCAAAAGAGGGAGGCTTGAACGTGACATGGATGAGGATGGGGAAGAGTTTGTGCACAGGGGTAAAAAGACAAAACTCCAGGACACTTCCTCTGGTCAGTCCAACGCAGCCAATATGTCTGACCTTTGA
- the pus3 gene encoding tRNA pseudouridine(38/39) synthase isoform X1 — translation MAYTAREQERRRVSGSKEFQSLLQIRDLEEEVKSLKTQLRQETYPKAETEAAAESGHGGKNICGQEGKRKGKKASQAREFDFSVHPRRHVALRLAYLGWDYQGFAVQENTDNTVEARLFEALLKTRLIQDRQNSNYHRCGRTDKGVSAFTQVITIDLRSTQICGGMGVILPAQPSSKQKPSTAELPYVKMLNRVLPPDIRVLDWAAAETGFSARFDCQFRTYRYYFPRGDLDVELMAKAAKRYEGTHDFRNLCKMDVGNGVLQFQRTILSASIQPAQPSEAVPSDPYDILFFEVKGLAFLYHQVRCMMAVLLLIGQKLETPEVIDQLLDVDKHPRKPQYSMAVDFPLVLYDCQFEGLNWQRDPDEMSHVLNTLQQHWTQMAVKTHVIRGMIQGLQSAVLTANSSPTWLLMEGSKQRSYRPLLERPCCESLESRIEHFVKRGRLERDMDEDGEEFVHRGKKTKLQDTSSGQSNAANMSDL, via the exons atgGCATATACGGCTAGGGAGCAAGAACGTAGAAGGGTAAGTGGAAGCAAAGAGTTTCAAAGCCTCCTT CAAATAAGGGACCTGGAAGAAGAAGTCAAAAGCTTAAAGACACAGCTAAGACAGGAGACTTAtcccaaggctgagactgagGCAGCAGCAGAATCGGGACATGGAGGAAAGAATATCTGCGGCCAGGAAGGCAAGAGAAAGGGGAAGAAAGCTAGCCAGGCTCGGGAATTTGATTTCTCTGTGCATCCCCGTCGCCATGTGGCCCTGCGGTTGGCCTACCTTGGCTGGGACTACCAAGGCTTTGCTGTGCAGGAGAACACAGACAACACTGTGGAGGCTAGGCTGTTTGAGGCTCTGCTCAAGACCCGGTTGATTCAAGACCGACAGAACTCCAACTATCACCGCTGTGGTCGCACGGATAAGGGAGTCAGTGCTTTCACACAG gttaTTACAATCGACTTGCGCTCCACGCAGATTTGTGGGGGCATGGGGGTGATCCTTCCTGCCCAGCCCAGCAGCAAACAGAAGCCCAGTACCGCAGAGCTGCCCTATGTAAAGATGCTAAACAGAGTTCTGCCCCCAGACATCAGAGTGCTGGACTGGGCGGCGGCGGAGACGGGCTTCAGTGCACGCTTCGACTGTCAGTTCAGAACCTACCGGTACTACTTTCCGCGTGGTGATCTGGACGTGGAGCTCATGGCCAAAGCGGCGAAACG GTATGAAGGTACCCATGACTTTCGCAACCTTTGCAAAATGGATGTAGGTAACGGGGTCCTCCAGTTCCAAAGGACCATCTTGTCAGCCTCAATCCAGCCAGCTCAGCCCTCTGAAGCAGTTCCCAGTGACCCGTATGACATCCTCTTTTTTGAGGTCAAAGGGCTAGCCTTCCTGTATCACCAG GTACGGTGTATGATGGCTGTCCTGCTTCTGATTGGACAAAAGCTAGAGACACCTGAAGTGATCGACCAACTATTGGATGTTGACAAACATCCCAGGAAACCCCAGTACAG CATGGCTGTGGACTTCCCGCTGGTGTTGTATGACTGCCAGTTTGAGGGGCTGAACTGGCAAAGAGATCCTGATGAAATGAGCCACGTTCTCAACACGCTGCAGCAGCATTGGACCCAGATGGCTGTAAAGACCCACGTCATACGGGGCATGATCCAGGGCCTCCAGAGTGCAG TTCTTACAGCAAATTCATCTCCGACCTGGCTTCTCATGGAAGGATCCAAGCAGCGCAGTTATCGCCCCCTTCTGGAGAGACCATGCTGTGAAAGCTTGGAGTCCAGGATAGAGCACTTTGTCAAAAGAGGGAGGCTTGAACGTGACATGGATGAGGATGGGGAAGAGTTTGTGCACAGGGGTAAAAAGACAAAACTCCAGGACACTTCCTCTGGTCAGTCCAACGCAGCCAATATGTCTGACCTTTGA
- the pus3 gene encoding tRNA pseudouridine(38/39) synthase isoform X3 produces MTDALLQQIRDLEEEVKSLKTQLRQETYPKAETEAAAESGHGGKNICGQEGKRKGKKASQAREFDFSVHPRRHVALRLAYLGWDYQGFAVQENTDNTVEARLFEALLKTRLIQDRQNSNYHRCGRTDKGVSAFTQVITIDLRSTQICGGMGVILPAQPSSKQKPSTAELPYVKMLNRVLPPDIRVLDWAAAETGFSARFDCQFRTYRYYFPRGDLDVELMAKAAKRYEGTHDFRNLCKMDVGNGVLQFQRTILSASIQPAQPSEAVPSDPYDILFFEVKGLAFLYHQVRCMMAVLLLIGQKLETPEVIDQLLDVDKHPRKPQYSMAVDFPLVLYDCQFEGLNWQRDPDEMSHVLNTLQQHWTQMAVKTHVIRGMIQGLQSAVLTANSSPTWLLMEGSKQRSYRPLLERPCCESLESRIEHFVKRGRLERDMDEDGEEFVHRGKKTKLQDTSSGQSNAANMSDL; encoded by the exons ATGACGGATGCTTTACTGCAGCAAATAAGGGACCTGGAAGAAGAAGTCAAAAGCTTAAAGACACAGCTAAGACAGGAGACTTAtcccaaggctgagactgagGCAGCAGCAGAATCGGGACATGGAGGAAAGAATATCTGCGGCCAGGAAGGCAAGAGAAAGGGGAAGAAAGCTAGCCAGGCTCGGGAATTTGATTTCTCTGTGCATCCCCGTCGCCATGTGGCCCTGCGGTTGGCCTACCTTGGCTGGGACTACCAAGGCTTTGCTGTGCAGGAGAACACAGACAACACTGTGGAGGCTAGGCTGTTTGAGGCTCTGCTCAAGACCCGGTTGATTCAAGACCGACAGAACTCCAACTATCACCGCTGTGGTCGCACGGATAAGGGAGTCAGTGCTTTCACACAG gttaTTACAATCGACTTGCGCTCCACGCAGATTTGTGGGGGCATGGGGGTGATCCTTCCTGCCCAGCCCAGCAGCAAACAGAAGCCCAGTACCGCAGAGCTGCCCTATGTAAAGATGCTAAACAGAGTTCTGCCCCCAGACATCAGAGTGCTGGACTGGGCGGCGGCGGAGACGGGCTTCAGTGCACGCTTCGACTGTCAGTTCAGAACCTACCGGTACTACTTTCCGCGTGGTGATCTGGACGTGGAGCTCATGGCCAAAGCGGCGAAACG GTATGAAGGTACCCATGACTTTCGCAACCTTTGCAAAATGGATGTAGGTAACGGGGTCCTCCAGTTCCAAAGGACCATCTTGTCAGCCTCAATCCAGCCAGCTCAGCCCTCTGAAGCAGTTCCCAGTGACCCGTATGACATCCTCTTTTTTGAGGTCAAAGGGCTAGCCTTCCTGTATCACCAG GTACGGTGTATGATGGCTGTCCTGCTTCTGATTGGACAAAAGCTAGAGACACCTGAAGTGATCGACCAACTATTGGATGTTGACAAACATCCCAGGAAACCCCAGTACAG CATGGCTGTGGACTTCCCGCTGGTGTTGTATGACTGCCAGTTTGAGGGGCTGAACTGGCAAAGAGATCCTGATGAAATGAGCCACGTTCTCAACACGCTGCAGCAGCATTGGACCCAGATGGCTGTAAAGACCCACGTCATACGGGGCATGATCCAGGGCCTCCAGAGTGCAG TTCTTACAGCAAATTCATCTCCGACCTGGCTTCTCATGGAAGGATCCAAGCAGCGCAGTTATCGCCCCCTTCTGGAGAGACCATGCTGTGAAAGCTTGGAGTCCAGGATAGAGCACTTTGTCAAAAGAGGGAGGCTTGAACGTGACATGGATGAGGATGGGGAAGAGTTTGTGCACAGGGGTAAAAAGACAAAACTCCAGGACACTTCCTCTGGTCAGTCCAACGCAGCCAATATGTCTGACCTTTGA